Proteins from a genomic interval of Streptomyces sp. NBC_01445:
- a CDS encoding ABC transporter permease, which produces MTLSARSLLPVNITLGVLLIVLLAVAAGVAYWFRLSPDSSAGRPREILVAGVRAAAQLAAVSVVITWAVTTVAGLVAFLVVMFTVAVRTAGRRLTTNRTWWLTAAPIAAGVVPTVAALLLTGLVPLKGLALVPIAGILIGGALTVTVLSGRRSLDELEQRRGEVEAAMALGFLDRDARMEIARPAASDALLPGLDQTRTVGLVTLPGAFVGMLLGGASPVMAGAVQLFVLIALMAVQAIAVAVTVELIARRRLFRPDMKSL; this is translated from the coding sequence GTGACGCTGAGTGCAAGGTCTCTTCTCCCGGTCAACATCACGCTCGGCGTGCTGCTGATCGTGCTTCTCGCGGTGGCGGCGGGGGTTGCCTACTGGTTTCGTCTGTCTCCCGACTCATCGGCCGGCAGGCCGAGGGAGATCCTGGTCGCGGGGGTGCGTGCGGCGGCTCAGCTCGCCGCGGTGTCCGTGGTCATCACCTGGGCAGTCACCACGGTGGCCGGCCTGGTCGCGTTCCTGGTCGTGATGTTCACCGTCGCCGTACGCACGGCAGGCCGAAGGCTGACCACCAACCGCACCTGGTGGCTGACCGCCGCGCCCATCGCCGCCGGTGTCGTCCCCACGGTGGCCGCACTGCTGCTCACGGGACTGGTTCCCCTCAAGGGCCTCGCCCTTGTTCCGATCGCCGGCATCCTCATCGGCGGCGCCCTGACGGTGACGGTGCTCTCCGGGCGCCGCTCCCTGGACGAGCTGGAACAGCGCCGAGGCGAGGTCGAGGCGGCGATGGCGCTGGGCTTCCTCGACCGGGATGCGCGCATGGAGATCGCCCGGCCCGCGGCATCGGACGCCCTGCTTCCGGGCCTGGACCAGACGCGCACGGTCGGCCTGGTCACGCTTCCCGGGGCATTCGTGGGCATGCTGTTGGGCGGTGCGAGTCCGGTGATGGCCGGGGCGGTGCAGCTGTTTGTCCTGATCGCCCTCATGGCCGTGCAGGCCATCGCGGTCGCCGTAACCGTCGAACTCATCGCTCGACGGCGCCTGTTCCGCCCTGACATGAAGAGCCTCTGA
- a CDS encoding IS5 family transposase (programmed frameshift), with amino-acid sequence MGKRQARPWVVSDELWSLIEPLLPEPGPKLVAGRPRVPDRQALCGILFVLHTGIQWEYLPQELGFGSGMTCWRRLAAWNEAGVWGQLHVVLLRKLRASNKLDWSRAVIDSPRQGSSARPKSGPSPVDRARPGSKHHVITDGQGIPLAVSLTGGNRNDVTQLLPLLDKIPPVAGVVGRPRRRPDMLFADRGYDHDKYRRLLWQRGIRPVIAERGYPHGTGLGVFRWVVERTISWLHGFRRLRIRWERRDDIHEAFLGLATCLITHRHVQRLC; translated from the exons GTGGGAAAGCGTCAAGCGCGGCCGTGGGTCGTGTCGGATGAACTGTGGTCGCTGATCGAGCCGTTACTGCCCGAGCCGGGCCCGAAGCTGGTGGCGGGCCGGCCGCGGGTGCCGGACCGGCAGGCGTTGTGCGGGATCTTGTTCGTGCTGCATACGGGCATCCAATGGGAGTACCTGCCCCAGGAGTTGGGCTTCGGCTCGGGCATGACCTGCTGGCGACGCCTGGCCGCCTGGAACGAGGCCGGCGTGTGGGGCCAGCTGCATGTCGTGCTGCTGAGGAAACTGCGGGCCTCGAACAAGTTGGACTGGTCGCGGGCGGTGATCGACTCC CCACGTCAGGGCAGCTCGGCGCGGCCCAAAAGCGGACCCAGCCCGGTCGACCGCGCGCGACCAGGCAGCAAGCATCACGTCATCACCGACGGCCAGGGCATCCCACTCGCGGTGTCGCTGACCGGCGGAAACCGCAACGACGTCACTCAACTGCTGCCCCTGCTCGACAAGATCCCACCCGTCGCTGGTGTTGTCGGCCGACCGCGACGGCGACCAGACATGCTCTTCGCCGACCGCGGCTACGACCACGACAAGTACCGGCGGCTCCTCTGGCAGCGCGGTATCCGCCCGGTTATCGCCGAGCGGGGCTACCCGCACGGCACCGGCCTGGGCGTCTTCCGCTGGGTCGTCGAACGCACCATCTCCTGGCTGCACGGCTTCCGCCGCCTACGCATCCGCTGGGAACGCCGCGACGACATCCACGAGGCCTTCCTCGGACTTGCCACCTGCCTCATCACCCACCGCCACGTCCAGCGCCTTTGTTAG